The Paenibacillus macerans genome includes a window with the following:
- a CDS encoding ABC transporter permease, translating into MGVPLLRLLFRKMWNTKWLTFSTLLGLIVAVSFTVSIPMYSDGSLKRVVSSTLKGESEGLPAGSLIMSYQAPGGTKTDIGGLKAVDEYIVNEVPKEIGFPHETYVNTRSIRSTEVYPVDPTKVDASRTRTMTLSSMSGLQDHVELSGGKMFSEKASGDTIEALMLEEAMYRQDLHVGDVMEYPVSGGSGITLKVKIVGAFQPKNESDPYWYQGFEGMMNSFYLPDKVFNEDLLQRMSIPLHNSSWYYAFDLREIKTSQLSPLAGTLDRLNIELYQKLKDAKVDVSFGSLLNDFRKQSLQMQTLLFTLAAPMIAMVFYYIVMNARQALDKQQSDIAVLRSRGASTKQIVFIYLLESLILGVVALILGPLLGWFMSKSIGAADGFLTFVNRKSIPVGFNFDALVLGALAVVIAILATLLPAVSYARASIVKAKQKQARSDRAPFWQRWFLDIVLMGISAYGYYMFQERQMLTFQTGLTTDELQVQPFLFFVPALAIFSIGLFFLRVFPWLLKLIGWLGKKWLPVPYYLSLTQLSRSSLSYYPLMILLVLTLGLGVYNASAARTIDLNSTERTLYKYGADVIMKTVWDGTPEIKRPSQGSGQGGQGQGGGSGQSGNPGAPGGGGPGGGQNQRPTKVIYASEPPFEIFRQLDGVENAARVLQTKGNIIISGRSAGQGNVMGIDNVDFAKVAWFRDDLFPTHPYNYLNFLGMNESAALVPSNLAEKYKLKLGDVFTVSLNDQPVEFAVYGIIPYWPSQYPDQTPFVIANLDYIYDQVPLIPYEVWLKMKPGAKVAPLIPKLAEKNIELYEVSDVRSELAAQSKHPTRGGVFGILSLGFLVSVIVSLIGYVLYWFFNLSGRVVQFGILRAMGLSRKQLTFMLLTEQILTAGLSIVLGIVIGKIAGRLYLPFLQTADNVTTQVPPFRIVFDSQDTLQLYVVVLVMLLLGAGLLLWQIRRLRVHQAVKMGEER; encoded by the coding sequence ATGGGTGTACCTTTATTGCGCTTACTGTTCCGCAAAATGTGGAACACGAAATGGCTGACGTTCAGTACGCTGCTTGGTCTTATCGTTGCTGTTTCGTTTACCGTCAGCATACCGATGTATTCGGACGGTTCGCTGAAGCGGGTCGTTTCGAGTACGTTAAAAGGCGAAAGCGAAGGACTTCCCGCAGGTTCCCTGATCATGAGCTACCAGGCGCCGGGGGGAACGAAGACGGACATCGGCGGCTTAAAGGCCGTGGATGAATATATTGTCAACGAGGTGCCGAAGGAAATCGGTTTTCCTCATGAAACCTATGTCAATACGCGTTCGATCCGGAGCACCGAGGTGTACCCGGTTGACCCGACCAAGGTCGATGCGAGCCGGACGCGAACGATGACGCTCTCCTCGATGAGCGGACTCCAGGATCATGTCGAGCTGTCCGGAGGCAAAATGTTTTCAGAAAAGGCCAGCGGAGATACGATCGAGGCGCTGATGCTGGAGGAGGCGATGTACCGCCAGGACCTGCACGTCGGCGACGTGATGGAGTATCCTGTAAGCGGCGGTTCGGGCATTACGCTTAAAGTAAAAATCGTCGGCGCGTTTCAGCCCAAAAACGAGAGCGATCCGTATTGGTACCAGGGTTTTGAGGGGATGATGAACAGCTTCTACCTCCCTGACAAAGTGTTTAATGAAGATCTGCTTCAGCGCATGTCGATACCGCTTCACAATTCGAGCTGGTATTATGCCTTTGATCTTCGGGAGATTAAAACGAGCCAGCTATCGCCGCTGGCAGGTACGCTGGATCGTTTGAACATCGAACTGTACCAGAAGCTGAAGGATGCAAAAGTCGATGTCTCTTTTGGAAGCCTGCTGAACGATTTCCGCAAGCAGAGCCTGCAGATGCAGACGCTGCTGTTTACGCTGGCGGCGCCGATGATCGCCATGGTGTTCTACTATATCGTGATGAATGCCCGCCAAGCTCTCGACAAGCAGCAAAGCGACATCGCCGTTCTGCGCAGCCGGGGAGCGTCGACTAAGCAAATCGTTTTTATTTATTTGCTGGAGAGCTTGATTCTAGGTGTCGTGGCGCTGATCCTGGGACCGCTGCTGGGCTGGTTTATGTCCAAATCGATTGGAGCGGCCGACGGGTTTTTGACGTTCGTCAACCGCAAATCGATTCCGGTCGGCTTTAATTTTGATGCGCTTGTGTTAGGGGCTTTGGCGGTTGTCATCGCGATTCTGGCGACCCTGCTGCCGGCGGTATCCTATGCCCGCGCCTCGATCGTCAAAGCGAAGCAAAAGCAGGCCCGCTCCGACCGGGCGCCCTTCTGGCAGCGCTGGTTCCTGGACATCGTGCTGATGGGGATTTCCGCTTACGGCTACTATATGTTCCAGGAACGCCAAATGCTGACGTTCCAAACCGGGTTGACCACGGATGAGCTGCAGGTTCAGCCGTTCCTGTTTTTCGTCCCGGCGCTGGCCATCTTTTCGATCGGTTTGTTCTTCTTGCGCGTGTTTCCGTGGCTGCTCAAGCTGATCGGCTGGCTCGGCAAAAAATGGCTGCCCGTGCCTTATTATTTAAGTTTGACCCAACTGTCGCGGTCATCATTGTCCTATTATCCGCTGATGATTTTGCTGGTATTGACGCTCGGGCTCGGCGTTTACAATGCATCCGCCGCCCGGACGATCGATCTGAACTCGACGGAGCGGACGCTCTACAAATACGGGGCGGATGTAATCATGAAGACGGTATGGGATGGAACGCCGGAAATTAAGCGTCCATCGCAGGGGTCGGGCCAAGGCGGCCAAGGGCAGGGCGGCGGTTCCGGCCAATCGGGGAATCCGGGAGCGCCGGGCGGAGGCGGCCCGGGCGGCGGACAAAACCAGAGACCGACCAAGGTGATCTATGCGTCGGAGCCGCCGTTTGAAATTTTCCGCCAGCTGGATGGCGTGGAAAATGCGGCGCGCGTCCTGCAAACGAAAGGCAATATTATCATTTCCGGCCGCTCGGCCGGGCAGGGCAACGTGATGGGGATCGACAATGTCGATTTTGCCAAGGTTGCCTGGTTCCGGGACGATTTGTTCCCGACGCATCCGTACAATTATTTGAATTTTCTGGGCATGAACGAAAGCGCGGCTTTGGTTCCGTCCAATCTGGCCGAGAAATACAAGCTGAAGCTGGGGGATGTATTCACTGTTTCGCTTAACGATCAGCCGGTGGAATTCGCCGTGTACGGCATCATTCCGTATTGGCCCAGCCAATATCCGGACCAGACACCATTTGTTATCGCCAACCTCGATTATATCTACGATCAGGTTCCGCTTATTCCTTACGAGGTTTGGCTGAAGATGAAGCCGGGCGCCAAGGTGGCGCCGCTTATTCCGAAGCTGGCCGAAAAGAACATCGAATTGTATGAGGTGAGCGATGTGCGCAGCGAATTGGCGGCGCAGAGCAAGCACCCGACCCGCGGCGGGGTGTTCGGCATTTTGAGCCTTGGCTTCCTCGTTTCGGTCATCGTGTCGCTGATCGGATACGTGCTTTACTGGTTCTTTAATTTATCCGGGCGGGTCGTTCAGTTCGGGATTTTGCGGGCGATGGGCTTGTCGCGCAAGCAGCTGACCTTTATGCTGCTGACCGAGCAAATATTGACGGCGGGCTTATCGATCGTGCTCGGCATCGTCATCGGCAAAATCGCCGGCAGGCTGTACCTGCCGTTCCTGCAAACCGCCGATAACGTGACCACGCAGGTTCCGCCGTTCCGGATCGTGTTCGACTCGCAGGATACGCTGCAGCTCTACGTGGTCGTGTTGGTGATGCTGCTGCTCGGAGCCGGCCTGCTGCTGTGGCAAATCCGGCGGCTGCGCGTGCATCAAGCCGTGAAAATGGGAGAGGAGCGGTAG